Proteins from a single region of Rana temporaria chromosome 5, aRanTem1.1, whole genome shotgun sequence:
- the LOC120941160 gene encoding protein ANTAGONIST OF LIKE HETEROCHROMATIN PROTEIN 1-like → MYHSLERQNTCFRASIQPAQRLLITLRYLATGNSFGSLHYEFKVGKSTISGIVHETCLVLWNVLKPLVFKKPAKEDWLKISDEFWERCNFPNCVGAIDGKHIRILRPFDSGSQFFNYKKYFSFVLMAVVDAKYNFIYIDVGAYGSSSDSGVFNHSTFGRMIRANSLDLPNDSSLPGTNEPALPFVFVGDEAFALGKNLLRPFSSRALSNDKRIFNYRLTRARRVVECAFGILANKWRILHTAINLSLEHAVSAVKTACALHNYVRERDGIDYEDSMMHNMEAAQWSLTRGTSSGKLIRDQFLNYFLSPAGELPWQMQAI, encoded by the exons ATGTACCATAGTTTGGAGCGCCAGAACACATGCTTCAGAGCAAGCATCCAGCCTGCACAAAGATTATTAATCACATTAAG GTACCTAGCTACAGGAAATTCATTTGGAAGTCTCCACTATGAGTTCAAGGTTGGAAAATCAACTATATCTGGCATTGTACATGAAACATGccttgttttatggaatgtactAAAACCATTGGTCTTCAAAAAGCCTGCAAAAGAAGATTGGTTGAAGATATCAGATGAATTCTGGGAGAGATGTAATTTTCCAAACTGTGTGGGAGCCATCGATGGCAAGCACATACGCATCCTGAGGCCATTTGATAGTGGGAGtcagttttttaattataaaaaatatttttcgtttGTATTAATGGCAGTGGTAGATGCCAAATATAATTTCATTTATATTGATGTGGGTGCTTATGGTAGCAGCTCGGATTCTGGTGTATTTAATCATTCCACATTTGGGAGAATGATAAGGGCGAATAGTCTGGATTTACCTAACGATTCCTCCTTGCCCGGAACAAATGAGCCAGCCCTCCCATTTGTTTTTGTAGGGGACGAAGCGTTTGCCCTTGGTAAAAATCTTCTTCGACCATTCTCAAGTAGAGCGCTGAGCAATgataaaagaatatttaattaTCGGCTCACTAGGGCACGTCGAGTAGTAGAGTGTGCATTTGGAATTCTTGCCAATAAATGGAGAATATTGCACACCGCCATCAATCTCAGTTTGGAGCATGCTGTCTCTGCTGTCAAAACTGCGTGTGCACTGCACAACTATGTGCGAGAACGTGATGGAATTGATTATGAGGATTCCATGATGCATAACATGGAGGCGGCACAGTGGAGTTTGACTAGGGGCACTAGCAGTGGGAAATTGATTCGAGATCAATTTCTTAATTACTTTCTATCGCCAGCTGGCGAGTTACCTTGGCAGATGCAggcaatttaa